A single window of Periophthalmus magnuspinnatus isolate fPerMag1 chromosome 9, fPerMag1.2.pri, whole genome shotgun sequence DNA harbors:
- the ulk1a gene encoding serine/threonine-protein kinase ULK1a: protein MESIGKFEFSRKDLIGHGAFAVVFKGRHKQKRHWEVAIKCINKKNLAKSQSLLGKEIKILKELKHDNIVRLLEYQEIGGCVYLVMEYCNGGDLAEYLHSKGTLSEDTIRIFLQQIVQAMKVLQGQGILHRDLKPQNILLCHGEGRRTSSLNTCIKIADFGFARHLQTNTMAATLCGSPMYMAPEVLMSQNYDAKADLWSIGTIVYQCLTGKAPFYASTPQELRLFYETNRTLLPSIPKETSSNLRHLLFGLLQRNPKDRMTFDEFFHHPFIKMDSSSRKCTPTTVMSYPSSGSSSYGSLASRPASSPDPSGFPEQTGAEEDHNRNVSSFTDEYVMVPTQSPSEYISDVESESPIASCLINSGGSLVLDVNKTTLGRTPPRSPLLSHPCTSDNKPLTATPRKWNRSLPIPVPTQIHNYQRMEQNLQPAGLHGSTRVKLCCAKNSSLPSEPQQSSPEDGATPQVLEPTLPLGTRTLLLPDIKDGLLGAPSNLHKRRRTVGDLPSLRQCLPCNNNEGHIKRAISTARLSDMLLKATYEATVLDGGSQDSLFETDMDGSPVTVFTIESPRRASVPADTRLLHAGSPNYKSSPWLSSRPLQKGNRRNSETEDMDDSPLTNVVFHLPQLPEDTLMEQSHTDSLNNLRFTLAFVHCIMELAMSKDPTLNTTSSPDVSFLEQSILTDQITLLSREWSYASQLVLYMKAEDFLSSALHSAKQDIKQGQLLPSATVKQVIRTLNDMYKCCVSYCRSLNDQLQNFLLDKQKLFDRFNGLTAEKLIYSHTVHMVQSAALDEMFHYGLASIHRYHKALVLMEGLSRILTEKNDIDSVEKCKQCIERRLSALHT from the exons ATGGAGTCTATTGGGAAGTTTGAGTTCAGCAGGAAAGACCTTATTGGTCATGGAGCCTTTGCAGTCGTGTTCAAAGGCAGACACAAACAG AAACGTCACTGGGAAGTTGCCATAAAGTGCATCAACAAGAAAAACCTGGCCAAGTCACAGTCACTGCTTGGTAAAGAGATCAAAATATTAAag GAACTTAAACATGACAATATTGTTCGACTACTTGAATATCAG GAGATTGGAGGCTGTGTGTATCTAGTTATGGAG TACTGTAATGGAGGAGACCTCGCTGAGTATCTTCACT CCAAGGGCACCCTAAGTGAGGACACGATCCGCATATTTCTACAGCAAATAGTTCAAGCCATGAAAGTCCTACAGGGGCAAGGCATCCTGCACAGAGACCtcaaaccccaaaacattttgTTGTGCCATGGTGAAGGACGAAGAACAAGCTCTCTCAACACCTGCATcaaaatag CTGACTTTGGGTTTGCTAGGCACCTCCAGACAAACACTATGGCAGCCACATTGTGCGGCTCTCCCATGTACATG GCGCCGGAAGTCCTCATGTCCCAGAACTATGATGCAaaagcagatctgtggagtattGGAACCATTGTTTACCAGTGTCTGACAGGAAAGGCCCCATTTTAC GCCAGCACACCACAGGAGCTCCGTCTTTTCTATGAAACCAACAGGACCCTCTTACCCAG CATACCAAAGGAGACATCTAGTAACCTACGACATCTCTTGTTTGGACTGTTGCAGAGAAACCCTAAAGATCGCATGACCTTTG ATGAGTTTTTCCACCATCCTTTCATAAAAATGGACTCATCATCCAGAAAAT GTACACCAACTACAGTGATGTCATACCCAAGCAGTGGCTCTTCCAGTTATGGCTCCTTAGCCTCGCGTCCTGCCTCCTCTCCA GACCCTTCAGGATTCCCTGAACAGACAGGAGCTGAAGAAGATCATAATAGGAATGTTTCATCCTTCACAGACGAATATGTCATGGTGCCGACCCAATCTCCCA GTGAATACATAAGTGATGTGGAATCTGAATCACCCATTGCAAGTTGTCTGATCAATAGTGG AGGCTCATTGGTGTTGGATGTCAATAAAACAACACTAGGTAGGACACCACCACGTTCTCCGCTCCTTTCCCATCCCTGTACTTCTGACAA CAAACCTTTGACTGCCACTCCTCGCAAGTGGAACCGTTCCTTGCCCATTCCTGTGCCCACTCAGATTCACAATTATCAGCGAATGGAACAGAACCTGCAGCCAGCAGGTTTGCATGGCTCTACCAG AGTCAAGCTTTGTTGTGCTAAAAACAGCAGTCTGCCTTCAGAACCACAGCAATCTTCTCCTGAAG ATGGTGCTACACCACAAGTCCTTGAGCCGACATTACCGCTCGGCACCAGGACTTTGTTGCTACCTGATATAAAAGATGGTCTACTGGGg GCCCCCAGTAACTTGCACAAAAGGAGAAGAACAGTTGGGGACTTGCCATCACTTCGCCAGTGTCTTCCCTGTAATAACAACGAAGGGCATATTAAAAG AGCAATAAGCACTGCCAGATTATCTGACATGCTTCTGAAAGCAACATATGAAGCTACTGTTTTGGATGGAGGATCACAGGACAGCCTATTTGAGACTGATATGG ATGGCTCCCCTGTAACTGTCTTCACAATTGAGTCCCCAAGACGAGCAAGTGTTCCAGCTGACACAAGGCTGCTACATG CTGGCTCACCCAACTATAAGAGCTCTCCCTGGCTGAGCAGTCGCCCCCTTCAGAAAGGAAATCGTAGAAATAGTGAAACTGAAGATATGGATGACAGTCCACTGACCAATGTGGTGTTTCATCTTCCACAGCTTCCTGAAGATACACTGATGGAG CAATCCCATACAGATTCCCTGAACAATCTACGTTTTACTCTGGCTTTTGTCCACTGCATTATGGAATTGGCCATGTCAAAGGATCCAACTTTGAATACAACCAGCAGTCCTGATGTGTCTTTTTTGGAGCAGAGCATATTGACCGATCAAATCACCCTATTAAGTCGAGAGTGGAG TTATGCCAGTCAATTAGTGCTGTACATGAAGGCTGAAGATTTTCTTTCATCAGCCTTACATTCTGCCAAACAGGATATCAAACAAGGCCAACTCCTCCCCTCTGCAACAGTAAAACAAG TAATTCGGACACTCAATGACATGTACAAGTGCTGTGTGTCCTACTGTCGCTCACTCAATGATCAACTGCAAAACTTCCTTCTTGATAAACAGAAGCTCTTTGATCGCTTTAATGGACTAACAGCAGAGAAGCTAATTTATAGCCACACTGTTCACATG GTACAGTCTGCTGCTCTTGATGAAATGTTTCATTATGGGCTAGCTTCGATACACAGATACCATAAGGCCCTTGTGCTTATGGAGGGCCTTTCAAGAATcctcacagaaaaaaatgacattgacAGTGTGGAGAAAT GTAAGCAGTGCATTGAGCGGCGCCTGTCAGCTCTTCACACCTGA